The genomic region AAGAACGAGCAGCACGCCGACTCTCGGGCGCTCAGGTCCCGCGCGGCGTGCTCGGCCTCCGCCGTGCCGGTCAGGTGTAGTCGCAGGTGTCGCGCCGACGGCCGGTCGAGCCGCCGGACGGACTCGGCGAAGAACTTGTCGAACTCGGCGAGGCGGACGGGTTGCTCGAATGTGGGCAGGCGGCAGGACTCGGGAACCCACGTGTCGCCGGCCGCTGGGTGTTCGTCGGTCACCATCCGACGGTAAGCCCGTACCCGGGTACCGGATGCAAGCCTTAGCCCGTCGCCGTCGACGTACCCCATGTTGCGAATACTGGCGACGGCGGCCGTGGTGTCGGTGTTCCGGTTGCCGGCGTGCCGCTGATCTGCCGCCTTGAGCCGGTCCAGCAGACTGGCCACCATGGCCAAGCTGCTGTACTCAGCGACCGCGTCACTCGACGGCTACATCGCCGGGCCGGGCGGAGACATGTCGTGGCTGACCGAGCACCTCACCGGCGAGAACGCGACAGCCGAACGTCTGCTGGCGAACGTCGGCGCCATCCTGGCCGGCAACCGCACCTTCGGCGGCGACGACCCCAACCGCGGCACCGACAGTGAGGGAGCGTTCGGAGGCCAGTACCACGGACCGGTGTTCGTGCTCACCCACCGGCCGCCGGCCGAACCACCCGAGGACGTCACGTTCGTCGGTGACCTGCACAGCGCCGTCGCGCAGGCCAAGGACGCTGCCGGCGACAGGTACGTGAACGTCCTCGGCGCGGACGTCGCCAGACAGTGCCTGCGTGCCGGACTGCTCGAC from Micromonospora profundi harbors:
- a CDS encoding dihydrofolate reductase family protein, giving the protein MAKLLYSATASLDGYIAGPGGDMSWLTEHLTGENATAERLLANVGAILAGNRTFGGDDPNRGTDSEGAFGGQYHGPVFVLTHRPPAEPPEDVTFVGDLHSAVAQAKDAAGDRYVNVLGADVARQCLRAGLLDEVLIFFAPVLLGDGVRMFDDPGGAQVRLAPVPGETAHWYSVVR